A window from Hymenobacter volaticus encodes these proteins:
- a CDS encoding recombinase family protein, translating into MNKTFGYARVSTVDQNLDTQLDILTKAGCDQIFQDKITGMSLQRPALDEMLSLLREGDTVLVARFFRLGRSRDHVIHLVNSFHQRGIHFKALDLGIDTTTPAGKFMLSIFASLAEYDRESILEKTRAGQQLAAAQGKHIGRPKGVDADNLAKVKKALEKGLSVAETVKLTGISLSSVKRYRKQLQASLSE; encoded by the coding sequence ATGAATAAAACCTTTGGCTATGCCCGTGTCTCGACTGTCGACCAGAATCTAGATACGCAACTCGATATTCTAACGAAGGCAGGATGTGATCAAATCTTCCAGGATAAGATCACTGGTATGAGCTTGCAGAGGCCTGCATTGGATGAGATGTTGAGCTTGCTACGGGAAGGCGATACGGTGTTAGTAGCGCGCTTCTTCCGTCTAGGCCGTAGTCGCGACCATGTCATTCACTTGGTTAATTCCTTTCACCAGCGCGGCATCCACTTCAAGGCGCTTGACCTAGGCATTGATACAACCACACCGGCGGGCAAGTTCATGCTTTCCATCTTCGCCTCGTTGGCTGAATATGACCGCGAGAGCATTTTGGAGAAAACTAGAGCAGGACAGCAATTAGCCGCTGCGCAGGGCAAGCACATCGGTCGGCCCAAGGGAGTCGATGCCGATAACTTGGCTAAGGTGAAGAAAGCACTAGAAAAAGGCTTGTCTGTAGCCGAAACCGTGAAACTGACGGGCATTAGTCTCTCAAGCGTCAAACGCTATCGCAAACAATTACAGGCATCGTTAAGCGAATAG
- a CDS encoding HEAT repeat domain-containing protein — MWSSVFRGVGQPMLGIGALLLPVYLLAQTPKPVPQDWQVRGTLAALNDSIPRVQSIAIDQLVEWEKDFILVNKTSLLISWIQSKDYYLQKTGVEALGRQPNLPQAVLQRLVVLLESEDRSVQYAAVKVLSGQPNLPQAVLQRLVALLERQGLAVQMRAIEALSGQPNLSQAVIQRLVALLESEDRSVQYAAIEALSRQPNLSQAVIQRLDALLESEDRSLRFTALEALGGQPNLPQAVIQHLVALLESEDFSFREEVGKALGGQPNLPQAVLQRLDALLESEDRSDQYAAIEALSRQPNLPQAVIQHLVALLESEDSHVQYAAAKVLGWKPNLSQAVIQRLVALLESEDILVPFAAVEALGRQPNLPQAVLQRLAALLESENISIQLEAIVALGRQPNLPQAVLQRLVALLESEDSLVRLRAAGALGRQPNLPQAVLQRLVALLESEDISVREVAATTLRQQKLPVQIISCHLFNIYGDSKVVDLARFRAHYSGGGDAEVETLLRWIGKPGKNWPLPKQLSAQQRKTTLEVFAKAWLVTAPHPDMREELASQIELVTKYLDPSDGAALLDILETHQKNLRLAKSEHLDTVANKIDEIRKQDKLREWLKNGLLVLLVHLAFWVSLIYAYPRTLGFSHFFSGIRGCAKLAVGGTCNQPSPASRSCGASCLSPRPSAIPCWRRPGSILFRKRATSSNRKFGQKIRLRLARCLPLCRSRGDK, encoded by the coding sequence ATGTGGTCATCTGTATTTCGCGGCGTTGGTCAGCCAATGCTTGGCATTGGGGCGCTACTGCTGCCGGTTTACCTGTTGGCCCAAACCCCCAAACCCGTTCCGCAAGACTGGCAGGTACGCGGTACGCTGGCCGCCCTCAATGATTCCATTCCTAGAGTGCAATCAATAGCCATCGATCAGTTAGTCGAGTGGGAAAAAGATTTTATCCTAGTCAACAAGACTTCGTTATTGATTTCCTGGATTCAGTCTAAGGACTATTACTTGCAAAAAACAGGGGTTGAAGCTTTGGGCAGGCAACCCAATCTGCCCCAAGCGGTGCTTCAACGCCTAGTTGTTTTGCTGGAAAGCGAGGATCGTTCTGTTCAATACGCAGCGGTTAAAGTTTTGAGCGGGCAACCCAACCTGCCCCAAGCGGTACTTCAACGCCTAGTTGCCCTGCTGGAGAGACAAGGTCTTGCTGTTCAGATGAGAGCAATTGAAGCATTGAGCGGGCAACCCAACCTGTCCCAAGCGGTAATTCAACGCCTAGTTGCCTTGCTGGAAAGCGAGGATCGTTCTGTTCAATACGCAGCAATTGAAGCATTGAGCAGGCAACCCAACCTGTCCCAAGCAGTAATTCAACGTCTGGATGCCTTGCTGGAAAGCGAGGATCGTTCTCTTCGATTCACAGCGCTTGAAGCTTTGGGCGGGCAACCCAACCTGCCCCAAGCGGTAATTCAACACCTAGTTGCCTTGCTGGAAAGCGAGGATTTTTCTTTTCGAGAGGAGGTGGGTAAAGCTTTGGGCGGGCAACCCAACCTGCCCCAAGCGGTGCTTCAACGGCTGGATGCCTTGCTGGAAAGCGAGGATCGTTCTGATCAATATGCAGCAATTGAAGCATTGAGCAGGCAACCCAACCTGCCCCAAGCAGTAATTCAACACCTAGTTGCCTTGCTGGAAAGCGAGGATAGTCATGTTCAATACGCAGCGGCTAAAGTTTTGGGCTGGAAACCCAACCTGTCCCAAGCGGTAATTCAACGCTTAGTTGCTCTGCTGGAAAGCGAGGATATCCTTGTTCCATTCGCGGCAGTTGAAGCTTTGGGCAGGCAGCCCAACCTGCCCCAAGCGGTGCTTCAACGGCTAGCTGCCCTGCTGGAAAGTGAGAATATTTCTATTCAGTTGGAAGCAATTGTGGCTTTGGGCAGGCAACCCAACCTGCCCCAAGCGGTGCTTCAACGCTTAGTTGCCTTGCTAGAAAGCGAGGATAGTCTTGTTCGATTGAGAGCGGCTGGTGCCCTGGGCAGGCAACCCAACCTGCCCCAAGCGGTGCTTCAACGCTTAGTTGCTCTGCTGGAAAGTGAGGATATTTCTGTTCGAGAGGTTGCAGCTACAACTTTACGGCAACAAAAACTACCCGTTCAAATCATATCCTGTCATTTATTCAACATTTACGGTGATTCTAAGGTCGTCGATCTAGCACGTTTCAGAGCGCATTATTCGGGTGGAGGCGATGCGGAAGTGGAAACCCTGCTCCGGTGGATTGGCAAACCAGGAAAAAATTGGCCGCTACCTAAGCAACTCAGCGCTCAACAGCGAAAAACAACGCTGGAAGTCTTTGCCAAAGCGTGGCTAGTGACTGCGCCCCACCCCGATATGCGAGAGGAGTTGGCTTCCCAAATAGAGTTAGTCACTAAATACCTTGATCCGAGCGATGGGGCAGCTTTGCTGGACATTCTGGAAACTCATCAGAAAAATCTTCGGCTTGCCAAGTCGGAGCACCTAGATACGGTAGCGAATAAAATCGATGAAATCCGCAAGCAGGATAAACTGAGAGAATGGCTGAAAAACGGGTTGCTGGTACTGCTGGTTCACCTGGCATTCTGGGTTAGCCTGATTTACGCATACCCAAGAACACTTGGGTTCAGTCACTTTTTTTCTGGAATCCGTGGGTGCGCAAAATTGGCGGTTGGGGGTACGTGCAACCAGCCCTCACCAGCATCCCGTTCCTGCGGCGCAAGCTGTTTGAGCCCAAGACCATCCGCGATTCCTTGTTGGCGGAGGCCCGGCTCGATTCTTTTCAGGAAGAGGGCTACTTCATCGAATCGGAAGTTCGGCCAAAAAATTCGGCTGAGACTCGCCCGTTGCTTGCCGCTTTGTCGGTCCCGCGGGGACAAGTAG
- a CDS encoding recombinase family protein, with translation MRVALYARMSTADKDQDPENQLIILRREAERAGDVVYKEYLDKDSGRKSSRKAFQMMLADASKRRFDLVRVWDLSRFSREGIEKVFEHTSLLEQCGVSFWSYSEPMLNTAGPMKDFMKAVLSWAAGYYSERLSENVKNGLARKKSQAAAKGEEYVHGRRALAPELVAEIRRLQGEGLSLRKISAATRVPVGTLHKYLVREMVKTE, from the coding sequence ATGCGAGTAGCACTTTATGCCCGTATGTCGACGGCCGACAAGGATCAGGATCCGGAAAACCAGTTGATCATCCTGCGGCGGGAAGCCGAGCGGGCGGGCGATGTGGTGTATAAAGAATACCTTGATAAGGACTCGGGCCGCAAGAGTAGTCGGAAAGCTTTTCAGATGATGCTAGCCGACGCCAGCAAGCGCCGATTTGACCTCGTACGCGTGTGGGACTTAAGCCGCTTTAGCAGAGAAGGGATTGAGAAGGTATTCGAGCACACGTCGTTACTGGAGCAGTGCGGTGTGAGCTTCTGGAGCTACTCGGAACCCATGCTAAATACCGCCGGGCCAATGAAGGATTTTATGAAAGCCGTGCTCAGCTGGGCTGCCGGCTATTACAGCGAGCGGCTAAGTGAAAATGTGAAGAACGGCTTGGCCCGGAAGAAGAGTCAGGCAGCCGCGAAAGGGGAGGAGTACGTGCACGGCCGCCGGGCACTGGCGCCGGAACTCGTGGCGGAAATACGCCGGCTGCAGGGCGAGGGTCTGAGCCTGCGCAAGATCAGTGCTGCTACGCGTGTGCCAGTAGGTACGCTGCACAAGTACCTAGTGAGGGAGATGGTTAAAACTGAATAA
- a CDS encoding tyrosine-type recombinase/integrase, with the protein MQKTYDKKLKEMMLPLTKEAISYLEDSRLEEGCVGFHSYADQYSNRTLKAIAKELEIETDLHHHIGRETFATEFIRRGGKIEVLQTLLDHGKISTTLKYVHVDDDMKCEAIRMLDDQNEVRMAVVA; encoded by the coding sequence ATTCAGAAAACCTACGACAAGAAATTAAAGGAGATGATGCTGCCTCTTACCAAGGAAGCAATAAGCTATCTCGAGGACTCGCGCTTGGAGGAAGGCTGCGTAGGCTTTCACTCCTATGCCGATCAGTATTCTAACCGCACTCTGAAAGCTATAGCCAAAGAGTTAGAAATTGAAACGGATCTGCACCACCACATTGGCCGCGAAACATTCGCTACTGAGTTTATTAGGCGGGGTGGTAAGATTGAGGTGCTTCAGACGCTACTGGATCATGGGAAGATCAGCACTACTCTGAAGTACGTGCACGTGGACGACGACATGAAGTGCGAGGCCATTCGTATGCTTGATGATCAGAATGAAGTCAGAATGGCGGTCGTAGCTTAA
- a CDS encoding site-specific integrase: MHYSAAIKLRRPARQDGTCQILLQVVIRRKPHPLGLGIAWWPELFDEKKGLCLTFQPKKGRLPGYEQVLSTAIAWAGGTIEYLEEKAKDTNLIIGKARSKANDVFVNLRLTEQPVTSETFLLDYNTEASKKDFVAYMEAKISERFRKGKGHREGITDITRKNHTSTLNCLRKFRTSIPFYSINAKLVDDFHAYLLKHLKGINTRWGRHKDIKAYLALARKDRVRFEDPYVHFKNKSVEGNWKPLKPAELHKLKVYYTQLPVGSARRRILQRFLFSCCSSLRLGDLKNLHAAKLQG; encoded by the coding sequence ATGCATTATTCAGCCGCTATCAAGCTTCGTCGCCCCGCTCGCCAAGATGGCACCTGTCAAATCCTGCTTCAAGTGGTGATTCGCCGCAAGCCGCACCCACTGGGCCTCGGCATCGCTTGGTGGCCCGAACTATTTGACGAGAAAAAAGGCCTGTGTTTAACCTTTCAACCTAAGAAGGGCCGCCTTCCAGGCTATGAGCAGGTGCTGAGTACGGCCATTGCGTGGGCTGGTGGCACCATCGAGTACCTGGAAGAGAAGGCGAAGGATACCAACCTGATTATTGGTAAGGCTAGGAGCAAAGCCAACGACGTGTTTGTCAACCTCCGGCTGACGGAGCAGCCCGTTACCAGTGAGACCTTCCTACTGGACTATAATACCGAAGCGAGCAAAAAGGACTTTGTGGCTTATATGGAAGCGAAAATCTCAGAACGCTTTCGCAAAGGCAAAGGTCATCGGGAAGGCATTACTGACATTACTCGGAAGAACCACACCAGCACACTCAACTGCCTGCGGAAATTTCGGACAAGCATCCCCTTTTATAGTATTAACGCCAAACTGGTAGATGACTTTCACGCCTACCTACTCAAGCACTTGAAGGGAATAAATACGCGCTGGGGGCGGCACAAGGACATCAAAGCGTACCTAGCACTAGCACGCAAGGATCGAGTTCGCTTCGAAGACCCCTATGTGCATTTTAAGAACAAGTCGGTAGAGGGTAATTGGAAACCATTGAAACCAGCCGAGCTGCACAAGCTGAAGGTGTACTACACACAACTGCCTGTAGGCTCAGCCCGCCGTCGCATCTTGCAACGCTTCCTCTTCAGCTGCTGCTCCAGCCTCCGCCTAGGCGATTTGAAAAACCTGCACGCGGCCAAGCTCCAAGGATAA
- a CDS encoding tyrosine-type recombinase/integrase — MGLNYAINGEELDPHDLLSSHTRRRTFVTQSLERGMPIEVLQKFTTHKDLKTLMRYAKVADAQKKVQMEKAWG, encoded by the coding sequence ATGGGCCTTAACTATGCCATTAACGGGGAGGAGCTAGACCCACATGACCTCCTATCCTCTCATACACGCCGGCGCACCTTTGTGACTCAGAGCCTAGAACGCGGGATGCCTATAGAAGTACTTCAGAAATTTACCACTCATAAAGACCTCAAGACGCTAATGCGCTACGCCAAGGTGGCTGATGCACAGAAGAAGGTGCAGATGGAAAAAGCGTGGGGGTGA
- a CDS encoding CHAT domain-containing protein, translating into MDTVFDGPLAKPNEVLEVSQSNYLAGDYESAVIHAEDALKLAHKVVGDDLNNLLKFIVNLGSCYEEIGDISKAEALYSNLLHSLNNNKKINNYDYISVEILFNVGDFYGSISQYERAEILFKEALNSLDNIKDKDSDQIFLEELILYELLQIYIKEGRTSEAAICAKKVLTLENTRLSDAKNYQTPFYDLSLHHKRLGEIDLLNRDYKAAVNNFNESILNFSKQYKSLSKKLSAYAVEAEQGLVIACMGLNDNKQAYNKLKNILQVSNHVIDSVTFNSTKYASEPGGLTESKLRYFLSSLPFRIEDQLNLIMSFYTKHAIDQEEVKKLAFTAVIQRKGILLERISSEQYSVRQFAAPHERVLLDSVNYYVSELSHIFASGNNNPSRKAIRKWQLGHILEENLSAAIAHKRSTKTTITLDSVRRWLPPNSGVLEFVLYKPYNLDAKGLTQVWGEPRYEGFFMNKSGAITSYSLGSVASIDSLIIAWRSALKDPDNSSVDSLGRTVYQKVIAPLMPNVSSMQHLFISPDGLINTIPFASLIDNNNRFLIDNYTISYLENSRELANIIKKTGVNIKTTEPVIVANPSFTISPKTVREDSLNWTNLIHTSAEANSIKKIVPSAILYTKQDANESQIKKIANPAFLHIATHGYISPIPVNDNNEKLIHDYDDLRLKKREWDNPMYKSGLVLAGANDSYKIGNDGYLTAAELATIDLRGTELVTLSACETGLGTLTNGEGVYGLKRALFIAGAKNIVVSLWQVSDSATTLLMNSFYTYLRKGEGVAKALRLAQIEMKNNSSFNHPYYWAGFSVFGGTQNLVGLKSPSVVNSGIQVDNKTSKIQPCSVGSDYQPFAAVQIENWNNYSLSISDTIDEIEHDSEILLLGTRNGKMFEVNIGSSNNKIKNYYFVKSNSIKNDNNVNKRVENIKIYKEQVITVIKDVTTFEYSIVAFSKKTRAIIWSTPVPYPSNTVHPLIISNNIVVWASADSIIGLDYRNGHILWKSILGDGEMHRSEMVARGDVIIIVSSRKSDILFVSKPVGPNVIYQISISDGKVLSRYDLGTINVSSEIVNYNDNIIFLYGAPLVESKKGIVSISIKTGAINWKITNPNSERLYRPKLVIYNSLLITTDKKGLTAFNVNTGEFMWRYATFGRETSSPVLNNDQIFFFADEMQDRKELHLIFRYSLITGCTNAFKLKNDISSELYLKGNELLFSVDFKKLYLLRPSQSN; encoded by the coding sequence TTGGATACTGTATTCGATGGCCCCTTAGCCAAACCAAATGAGGTACTTGAGGTTTCTCAAAGTAATTACTTAGCAGGTGATTATGAAAGTGCTGTTATACACGCAGAGGATGCACTGAAGTTGGCACATAAAGTAGTAGGTGACGATTTAAATAACTTATTGAAATTCATAGTTAATTTAGGATCATGCTATGAGGAGATTGGAGATATTTCTAAAGCGGAAGCGCTTTATAGTAATTTGCTTCATTCATTAAATAATAATAAAAAAATAAATAATTATGATTACATATCAGTAGAAATTTTGTTTAATGTAGGAGATTTTTATGGGAGTATTAGCCAATATGAAAGAGCAGAGATTCTGTTTAAAGAAGCATTGAATAGTCTTGATAATATTAAAGATAAAGATTCAGATCAAATATTTTTGGAGGAATTAATATTATATGAATTATTGCAAATTTACATTAAAGAAGGCAGAACTAGTGAAGCTGCAATATGTGCAAAAAAAGTATTAACTTTAGAAAATACAAGATTATCGGACGCTAAAAATTACCAAACCCCATTTTATGATTTAAGCCTTCACCATAAACGCCTAGGTGAAATAGATTTATTAAATCGTGATTATAAAGCAGCTGTAAACAATTTTAATGAGTCGATACTGAATTTTAGTAAACAATACAAATCATTATCTAAAAAGCTAAGTGCGTACGCAGTAGAGGCAGAACAAGGATTAGTAATTGCTTGTATGGGGTTGAATGATAATAAACAGGCATATAATAAGCTTAAGAATATCTTGCAAGTTAGTAATCATGTTATAGACTCTGTAACGTTTAATAGTACTAAATATGCATCTGAACCTGGTGGTTTAACTGAAAGTAAATTGAGATATTTTCTGTCAAGCCTTCCATTTAGAATAGAAGATCAATTAAACTTAATCATGTCTTTTTATACAAAACATGCAATTGATCAGGAGGAGGTTAAAAAATTAGCTTTTACTGCTGTGATTCAACGCAAAGGTATTTTGCTTGAGAGAATTAGTAGTGAACAATATTCGGTTCGGCAATTTGCAGCTCCGCATGAGAGGGTGCTCTTAGATAGTGTGAACTATTATGTGTCAGAACTGAGTCATATTTTTGCATCTGGGAATAATAATCCCAGCAGAAAAGCAATTCGTAAATGGCAGTTAGGACACATTCTTGAGGAAAATTTAAGTGCTGCAATTGCGCATAAACGTTCCACTAAAACTACAATTACACTTGATTCAGTGAGGAGGTGGTTACCGCCAAATTCAGGTGTTTTAGAGTTTGTATTGTATAAGCCATATAATTTAGATGCTAAAGGGCTAACGCAGGTGTGGGGTGAGCCACGCTATGAAGGCTTTTTTATGAATAAATCAGGTGCAATCACTAGCTATTCTTTGGGCTCAGTTGCTTCCATCGATTCACTGATAATCGCTTGGCGATCCGCTTTGAAAGACCCTGACAACTCTAGTGTTGATTCCTTAGGTCGAACTGTGTATCAAAAAGTTATTGCACCTTTAATGCCTAATGTTTCATCCATGCAGCATTTGTTTATCTCCCCTGATGGATTAATAAATACTATACCTTTTGCGTCATTGATTGATAATAATAATCGCTTTCTTATTGATAATTATACTATATCTTACTTAGAAAACAGTCGTGAATTAGCTAATATAATTAAAAAAACGGGTGTAAATATTAAGACAACAGAGCCTGTTATTGTGGCTAATCCATCATTTACTATTTCTCCTAAGACAGTCAGAGAGGATAGTTTAAATTGGACTAATTTAATTCATACTAGTGCAGAAGCTAATTCTATAAAAAAAATTGTGCCTTCTGCAATTCTGTATACAAAGCAAGATGCTAATGAGAGCCAAATAAAAAAAATTGCCAACCCTGCCTTTTTGCATATAGCTACCCATGGTTATATATCACCTATACCAGTAAATGACAACAACGAAAAGCTTATTCATGATTACGATGACCTTCGGTTAAAGAAACGCGAATGGGATAACCCTATGTACAAAAGTGGATTAGTTTTAGCTGGAGCGAATGATAGCTATAAAATAGGTAATGATGGTTATTTAACTGCTGCTGAATTAGCAACAATAGATTTGCGTGGAACAGAATTGGTGACTTTATCAGCTTGTGAAACTGGACTAGGAACGTTAACTAATGGAGAGGGGGTATATGGGCTTAAGAGGGCTTTGTTTATAGCAGGTGCTAAAAATATTGTTGTTAGTCTTTGGCAAGTTAGTGATAGTGCAACAACGTTGTTAATGAACTCTTTTTACACTTATTTACGAAAAGGTGAAGGAGTTGCGAAAGCACTGCGGCTTGCTCAGATTGAAATGAAGAACAATTCTAGTTTTAACCATCCTTATTACTGGGCGGGCTTTTCTGTTTTTGGGGGTACACAAAACCTTGTTGGTTTAAAGAGCCCTTCTGTGGTGAATTCCGGAATTCAAGTTGATAATAAAACGTCTAAAATTCAACCATGCTCAGTAGGAAGTGATTATCAACCTTTTGCTGCTGTGCAAATTGAAAATTGGAATAACTATTCCTTGAGTATTTCAGATACTATTGACGAAATAGAACATGATAGCGAAATACTATTGTTAGGTACTCGTAATGGCAAGATGTTTGAAGTCAATATAGGTAGTAGTAATAATAAAATAAAGAACTACTATTTTGTGAAAAGCAATAGTATAAAAAATGATAATAATGTTAATAAAAGAGTTGAAAATATCAAGATTTACAAAGAGCAGGTTATAACTGTAATTAAAGATGTTACTACGTTTGAATATAGTATCGTAGCTTTTTCTAAAAAAACTCGTGCGATAATATGGTCAACTCCTGTGCCCTACCCAAGTAACACAGTTCATCCCTTGATTATCTCTAATAATATAGTTGTATGGGCATCTGCAGATTCTATTATTGGTTTAGATTATAGAAACGGACATATACTGTGGAAAAGTATACTTGGTGATGGAGAGATGCATAGAAGTGAAATGGTAGCAAGAGGCGATGTAATAATTATTGTAAGCTCAAGGAAATCGGATATTTTATTTGTATCAAAGCCAGTTGGCCCTAATGTTATTTACCAAATAAGCATAAGTGATGGAAAGGTCTTGTCACGGTATGATTTAGGAACAATTAACGTATCGAGTGAGATTGTCAACTATAATGATAATATTATATTTTTATATGGAGCTCCTTTAGTTGAATCAAAAAAAGGTATAGTTTCCATAAGTATTAAGACAGGGGCTATCAATTGGAAAATAACAAATCCAAATAGCGAAAGATTATATAGGCCCAAATTGGTTATTTATAATTCACTTCTGATTACTACAGATAAAAAAGGGCTTACTGCCTTTAATGTGAATACAGGAGAATTTATGTGGCGATATGCAACTTTTGGCAGAGAGACGAGCTCACCCGTGCTGAATAATGATCAGATATTTTTCTTCGCAGATGAAATGCAAGATAGAAAAGAATTGCACTTAATATTTAGATATTCTTTAATAACGGGATGTACTAATGCTTTTAAATTAAAAAATGATATTAGTAGTGAGTTGTATTTAAAGGGTAACGAGTTGCTTTTTTCTGTTGATTTTAAAAAATTATATTTATTAAGACCGAGTCAATCTAATTAA
- a CDS encoding site-specific integrase — translation MASTKLVIRSDRKTFGKTTIYVQYTHKSAKKKFSTGYSIAPDCWNGKAGKAAGSSTEIVEFNARLQIIKGRIDKIVQDAILAGEEPSFALVEERLKDLSTSSSKLPELLKQEKPSNQDFLDLFAENINITSASKSHGTIKHYKSTLNHLKTYATKRSIKLTLSYLDTNFYHDFVRFLTKELEMTNGTVNNQLKRVKVVMSYALDKGLTDNIAFRKFKLLKHTEADVIYLTQSELQLLFEADLSAEPRMAKVRDLFVLGCTTGLRHSDFSTIRPENIENDQLVLRTVKTGDWLRLDLNQYSRTILQRYPDGLPKLSQQKFNEYVKELGQHCGIDRSTLVVHYQGTKRIMERVPKYSLLSSHTARRTFVTQSLERGMPIEVLQKFTTHKDLKTLMRYAKVADAQKKVQMEKAWG, via the coding sequence ATGGCCTCCACCAAATTAGTTATTCGCAGTGACCGAAAAACCTTCGGCAAAACCACTATATACGTTCAGTACACGCATAAAAGTGCCAAGAAGAAGTTCAGTACTGGCTACAGCATTGCACCTGACTGTTGGAACGGAAAGGCCGGAAAGGCTGCTGGTAGTTCTACAGAAATAGTAGAGTTTAACGCACGGCTCCAGATTATTAAAGGGAGGATTGACAAGATTGTCCAGGATGCCATCTTAGCAGGGGAAGAGCCTTCTTTCGCGCTCGTTGAAGAACGACTGAAAGACCTCTCTACTTCCTCCAGTAAGCTTCCAGAGTTACTTAAGCAGGAGAAACCTAGCAATCAAGACTTCTTAGACCTTTTTGCAGAAAACATTAACATTACTAGTGCCTCGAAATCGCATGGTACGATTAAGCACTACAAGAGCACGCTGAACCATTTAAAAACCTATGCGACGAAACGAAGTATCAAACTGACTTTATCTTATTTAGACACTAACTTTTACCATGACTTTGTCCGGTTTCTGACCAAAGAGTTGGAAATGACGAATGGCACAGTCAATAACCAGCTTAAGCGGGTTAAAGTAGTGATGAGTTATGCGCTGGACAAAGGATTGACTGACAATATTGCTTTCCGCAAGTTCAAGCTCCTGAAGCATACAGAAGCCGATGTTATTTACTTAACCCAAAGCGAGTTGCAATTGCTCTTCGAAGCAGACTTGTCAGCGGAGCCTCGCATGGCCAAGGTGCGTGACTTATTTGTCTTAGGCTGTACCACTGGGCTAAGGCATTCGGATTTTAGCACCATTCGCCCAGAGAATATAGAGAATGATCAGTTGGTGCTGCGCACAGTAAAAACGGGAGACTGGCTTAGATTAGACCTTAACCAATACTCGCGAACCATCCTACAGCGCTATCCTGATGGGCTACCGAAGCTCTCCCAGCAGAAGTTTAATGAATATGTGAAAGAACTTGGACAGCATTGTGGTATTGACAGATCAACTCTTGTAGTGCATTATCAAGGCACTAAACGAATTATGGAGCGCGTACCAAAGTACAGTCTCTTATCCTCTCATACTGCCCGGCGCACCTTTGTGACTCAGAGCCTAGAACGCGGGATGCCTATAGAAGTACTTCAGAAATTTACCACTCATAAAGACCTCAAGACGCTAATGCGCTACGCCAAGGTGGCTGATGCACAGAAGAAGGTGCAGATGGAAAAAGCGTGGGGGTGA